The DNA window TCCGGCTTTCATGTCGGTCTGGCGGCAGGCTTCGCCGCATTGCTGTGTTCTGTTCTCTGGCGATCCTGGCCGGGGCTTGCCGGGTTCTGGCCACGACCGCAGGCGGCGGCCTGCGCGGCGGCGGTGGCAGCGGCCGGCTATGCCGTTGTTGCGGGCAGCGAGCTGCCGACCGTGCGCACCGCGTTGATGATCGCGGTGGTCGCTCTGGCGCGTGTCGTCCGCCGTCCGGTGACGGTGGCACAGGGCTTGGCGCTTGCCGCGCTGGCGATGCTGTTGCCGGCCCCGCTGTCGGTGCTGTCTGCGGGCTTCTGGCTCAGTTTCGGCGGCGTCCTGTGGTTGTTGTGGTGCCTGCCACAGGGACGGCCGAAGGGGTTCGCCGCAATGCTGCGCGGCGCTCTGGCAGGACAGGGGGTGGCCAGCGTCGCTCTGCTGCCGCTGGCAGTGGCGCTGTTTGGCGGCACCGCACGGCTGGGGCCGCTGGTGAACCTGCCGGTCATTCCGCTGTGGAGCCTGCTGGTAGTGCCTTTGGCTCTGCTGGGAACCGCTCTGGAGGCCCTGCGCAGCGGAGCAGGGCAGTGGCCCTGGCGCGCGGCAGCCTGGGTGTTCGATGCCAGTTGGCAGCTGATGCAGCCGTTGGCCGAGCACCCCCAGGCGATGTGGTGGCTGGCGCAGGGGCCCGCCTGGGCGCTGCCGGCGGCGTTGCTGGGGGTGTTCTGGTGGCTGTTGCCACGTGGTGCTGGCGCGGTGCTCGCCGGGTCATTGTTGTGCCTGCCGTTGCTGTGGTCGGCACGATCGGCGCCCCAGCAGGGCGAGCTGGAACTGGTGGTGCACGATGTCGGCCAGGGCACGGCGGTGCTGCTGCGGACCGCCCACCACGCACTCTGGTACGACGTCGGCCCGCCCGCAGGCAGCGAAGGCGAGGAGCGGATGCTGCTGCCGACGTTGCGCGCGTTGGGACAGGTGCCGCCGGCGCGGGTGATGATCAGTCACGACCACCTGGACCACAGCGGCAACCTTGCAGCGCTGCGCCGGCAGCTGCCGGGTCTGCAGGTGCTGGCGCCACGGGGCAGTGCGATTGCCAGTGCCGGCACCTGCCAAGCGGGGCTGCGCTGGCAATGGGACGGGGTGGATTTCCGGGTGCTGCACCCGCCCGCTTTGCCTGCAGTTCCCGCGAAGGGCGCCGACAACGAGGCCAGTTGCGTGCTGCGGGTTGCCGGCACACACGGGGTGGTGCTGCTGCCCGGCGACATCGGCCGGCAGGGCGAGCAGGCCCTGCTGCAGGGCGCTGCCAATGCGCTGCGTGCGGACGTGGTGCTGGTGCCCCATCACGGCAGCGGAGGCAGCTCCACTGGGGCTTGGGTGAAGGCGGTGGCGCCGCAGCTGGCGCTGGTCTCGGCCGGGCACCAGAACCGTTTTGGCCACCCGAAGCGTGACGTGGTGCAGCGCTGGCAGGCGGCCGGCGCCGAAGTGCTGTCCACCGCCGAGTCCGGCGCGATCCGCATATGGCTTGGCGCACAAGGCCTGCAGCTGCGTGAACAGCGTATCCACGCAGCCCGGTGGTGGGATGCCGCTGGGCGGGCACGGTCGGCTGCTATCCTATCGCCGATCGAACAAGCGGCCGTTGGGCCGGAGGGTTGAAACGTGTGGGAACTGGTCAAGGCCGGTGGCTGGCCGATGGTGCCGCTGCTGCTGTTGGGCGTACTGGCTTTGGCGATCGTCCTGGAGCGTTTCTGGTCCCTGCGGCGTAACGAGGTGCTGCCGCCTGGCCTGGGCCAGGAAGTGCGCAACTGGGCCGCGCGCGGCAAGCTCGACCCGGCGCACCTGCAGACCCTGCGGGCCAATTCACCGTTGGGCGCCCTGCTGGCCGCCGCATTGGAAGCGCGCAACCGCCCGCGCGACCAGATCCGCGAGCGCATCGAAGACACCGGTCGCCACCTGGTGCACCGCATGGAGCGTTTCCTCAACGCGCTGGGCACCATCGCCTCGGCCGGCCCGCTGCTGGGCCTGCTCGGCACCGTGGTCGGCATGATCCAGATGTTCCTGGGCATCCTCGACCACGGCGTGGGTGATGTGAACCAGCTTGCCGGCGGTATCGGCAAGGCGCTGGTGTGCACCGCCACCGGCATGATCGTGGCGATCCCGGCGCTGATGTTCCACCGCTTCTTCAAGGGCCGCATCCACGGCTACGTGGTGGAGATGGAGCAGGAAGCCAGTGCATTGCTGGATACGCTGGATGGCCGCCCCGGGGTGATGACCCCGGCTCCTGCCGCGCGCGCGTCCTCCGCCGCCACGGCAAAGGCCTGATCGATGCGTATCGGCAACGACCGGTCCCAGGATGAACCGCATATCGATCTTGTCCCGCTGATCGACGTCATCCTGGTGCTGATCATCTTCTTCGTGGTCACCACCACCTTCGATGCGCGATCAACCCTGCAGGTGCAGCTGCCGACCGCCAGCCAGCAGCAGACCAACGAGCCGCCGCGCTCGCTGAGCGTGCTGATCAACGCTGACGGTCGCTACTTCGTCAACGATCAGGAAGTACTGCGCAGCGATGTCGGGTCGGTCAAGCAGACGATCGCCGCCGTCGCTGGCAGCGATCGCGAACAGACCGTGCTGCTGCGTGCCGACGCACGCGCTCCTTACCAGGCCGTGGTCACCGCGCAGGATGCGCTGGGCCAGCTCGGCTTCCGTCGTATCGCCATTGCAACAGCGCCAGAGGTGCGTCCATGAGTTCCCATCACGCGCCAGTGTGGCCGATCTACAAACGTCTGCTGGGCTATACCCGCACCTACTGGGTGTTCATGGTTGGCGCGGTCATCGCGATGGTGGTCGAAGCGCTGGCCGGCTATCACTTCACCAAG is part of the Stenotrophomonas lactitubi genome and encodes:
- a CDS encoding DNA internalization-related competence protein ComEC/Rec2 codes for the protein MVVDRTPSPLLGPACAAALVIGALACVLLPALPPLWASVPAAAVAALGWVLRWRGRAAAALLFGLTWTCCHGYWALQAQLPAGAAAQDVLVRGQVVDLPKQAPGYTRFEFRVDASDAIPTLRGKRLQVLWHAPRGGPADAGTDQRHRLHAGADWQLSLRVRPPRSRINPGGFDGERHALLRGLAASGNVRDAHTTRQLRPAHGLPAWRERTSAAIARQIAHPSARFIQALALGDTRGLSDIDWAQLRALGLTHLIAISGFHVGLAAGFAALLCSVLWRSWPGLAGFWPRPQAAACAAAVAAAGYAVVAGSELPTVRTALMIAVVALARVVRRPVTVAQGLALAALAMLLPAPLSVLSAGFWLSFGGVLWLLWCLPQGRPKGFAAMLRGALAGQGVASVALLPLAVALFGGTARLGPLVNLPVIPLWSLLVVPLALLGTALEALRSGAGQWPWRAAAWVFDASWQLMQPLAEHPQAMWWLAQGPAWALPAALLGVFWWLLPRGAGAVLAGSLLCLPLLWSARSAPQQGELELVVHDVGQGTAVLLRTAHHALWYDVGPPAGSEGEERMLLPTLRALGQVPPARVMISHDHLDHSGNLAALRRQLPGLQVLAPRGSAIASAGTCQAGLRWQWDGVDFRVLHPPALPAVPAKGADNEASCVLRVAGTHGVVLLPGDIGRQGEQALLQGAANALRADVVLVPHHGSGGSSTGAWVKAVAPQLALVSAGHQNRFGHPKRDVVQRWQAAGAEVLSTAESGAIRIWLGAQGLQLREQRIHAARWWDAAGRARSAAILSPIEQAAVGPEG
- a CDS encoding MotA/TolQ/ExbB proton channel family protein, producing the protein MWELVKAGGWPMVPLLLLGVLALAIVLERFWSLRRNEVLPPGLGQEVRNWAARGKLDPAHLQTLRANSPLGALLAAALEARNRPRDQIRERIEDTGRHLVHRMERFLNALGTIASAGPLLGLLGTVVGMIQMFLGILDHGVGDVNQLAGGIGKALVCTATGMIVAIPALMFHRFFKGRIHGYVVEMEQEASALLDTLDGRPGVMTPAPAARASSAATAKA
- a CDS encoding ExbD/TolR family protein, with amino-acid sequence MRIGNDRSQDEPHIDLVPLIDVILVLIIFFVVTTTFDARSTLQVQLPTASQQQTNEPPRSLSVLINADGRYFVNDQEVLRSDVGSVKQTIAAVAGSDREQTVLLRADARAPYQAVVTAQDALGQLGFRRIAIATAPEVRP